The Streptomyces sp. NBC_00483 genome contains the following window.
TCGCCGGACCAGGTGGCGGGCGCGGGATGGGTCTTCTTGGCGAGTTCGAAGAAGTGGCGGGGGGTGTCGACCTCGACGCGCGGCGAGCCCTCCAGGGACCGGGTGCGGGCGGCGGCCTCCATCATCTCGCGGGTGGGGCCGCCGCCTCCGTCGCCGAAGCCGAACGGGACGAGCGAGACGTTGGACAGCCCCTTCTCGGCGTACTGCCGCTCGGCGCGCGCCAGTTCGGCGCCGGAGAGCTCGGAGTTGTAGGTGTCGGCGGGCGGGAAGTGCGTGAAGATGCGGGTGCCGTCGATGCCCTCCCACCAGAACGTGTGGTGGGGCATCCTGTTGGTGTCGTTCCAGGAGATCTTCTGCGTGAGGAACGCGTCGGCGCCCGCCGCTCGGGCGATCTGCGGCAGCGCCGCGCTGTAGCCGAAGGAGTCGGGCAGCCACACGTCCTGGGGCTCGAAGCCGAACTCGCGCTGGAAGAAGCCCTTGCCCTGGACGAACTGGCGGGCGAGCGCCTCGCCGCCGGGCAGGTTGGTGTCGGACTCGACCCACATGCCGCCCACGGGGACGAAGCGGCCCTCGGCGACCCGCGCGCGGGTCCGTTCGAACAGCTCCGGGTAGTGCTCCTTGACCCACGCGTACTGCTGGGCGCTGGAGCAGGCGAACACGAACTCCGGATTCTCGTCCATGAGGGCGAGCACGTTGGAGAAGGTGCGGGCGCACTTGCGGATGGTCTCGCGGGTCGGCCACAGCCAGGCCGAGTCGATGTGCGCGTGGCCGACGGCGACGACCCGGTGGGCGCTCGCGCTCGCAGGTGCGGCGAGAACCGCGGCGAGCGTCTCGCATCCGGCGGTCGCGGTCTCGGCGACGCGGTCGGGATCCACGACGTCGCACATCCGCTCCAGAGCGCGCAGGATCTCCGCGCGGCGCGGCAGCGACGCCTCCAGCTCGCTCATCAGGCCGACCAGGGTCCACACGTCGCGCAGCAGGGCGTCGACGGTGAGGTCCCGTTCGACGAGGTCGACCCGGCGCAGCGTGTAGATCGGGTCGTTGCCGGCGGTCTTCTTGTCGCCCAGCGGAGTCGGCAGGTAGAAGTGGTGGCCGCCGACATCGGGGTTGGAGGCGCCCTCGATGTACAGGTCGACAGGTCCCGGGCCGACGGGGATCGCGTTGTTGAGCGGTTCGAGGCCCTTGGCGATGGTGCCGTCCGGGCGGTAGACGAGGCCCTCGGCCTGGAAGCCCGGCTGGCGGTCCGAGAAGCCGAGGTCGACGACGAGCTCCAGAGCGAGGCCGGGCCCGCCCCAGTCGGCGGGGATGTCGCCGGTGACGTGGAACCAGGTGGTGCCCCACGGCCTGCTCCACGGTGTACCGGGTGTGATCGGCGCGTACTCCTGCTTGACGGCCTCGGCGAAGGGGACGGGCTCGTCGGGCACGTCCCACGCCGTCACGTCGAGAGCGAGGTGTCGGCGTTCCAGGGCCGGGGCGATGCGCTCACGGACGAAGCGCTCGACGCGCGACTCGATCTGCGCGGTGCTGTCGTGCATCAACTCTCCATAAGAAGAAGGCTGTTGGACGCGTGCGGGAGGGTGGCTACACCGTGGCGGCGGCCGCGCGGCTCCAGTCGGCGCAGCGCTTGCCCCACCGCTCGACCTCCGCGCGCATCTCCTCGAAGCGTTCGGGGTGGGTGGGCGCCAGGTTGTGCTCCTCAGCGGGGTCGGCGTCGAGGTCATAGAGGCCTTCGGCCACGGCGACGGCCTCCTCCATGCTTTCGCAGCCGTTCAGGACGGCCTTCCAACGCCCCAGGCGACCGGAGAGCTGACCCTCGTACTTCCAGAAGTGCCAGCGGTCGGGTCCGGCCTCGCCCGCCGCCAGTTCGGCGAGCACCGAGCGGCCGTCGAGGTTCTCGTCGATCGGCTGTGTGCCGTCGACGGCTTCGAGGACGGTGGGCAGCACGTCGGACATGCAGCCGACGACGGCGCCGTCGCCGCCCGACGGGAGGCCGGCGGGCCAGGAGATGATCGTGGGTACGCGGACGCCGCCCTCGAACAGCGAGCCCTTGTGGCCGCGCAGACCGCCGGCCGAACCGCCGTCGTAGGAGATCTCCTCGCCGTCGAGCCAGTTGCGCTCCTCGATGGAGGGGCCGTTGTCGGAGGAGAAGAGAACGAGTGTGTTCTCGCGCAGCCCCAGGCGGTCCAGGGTGGCGAGGATTCCGGCGATCGCGTCGTCCATGGCCTTCACCATGGCGGCCATCATCTGCCGCCCGGCCGGCAGGTGCGCGAACTGGGCCACGTACTCCGCGGGGGCGTGCATCGGATAGTGCGGTGCGTTGAACGGGACGTAGCAGAGGAAGGGGTTCTCCGCGTTGCGCTCGATGAAGTCGGCGGCGCGGTGACCGATCACCGTGGTGAGGTACTCGCCGTTGTACCAGACCTCGTCCTCGCCCTCCCACAGGTCGTGCAGGGGGTTGTGATCGCCCCAGTAATAGATGTGGGAGTAGTAGTCGACGCAGCCGGCGAGGAATCCGAAGTGTTCGTCGAATCCCCGCTTGAGGGGCCCGTACTCGGGGTCGACGCCGAGGTGCCACTTGCCGAATATCCCGGTCGCGTAGCCGCGCCCTCGCAACTCGCTCGCGAGGGTGGGCTGGTCGGGCAGGCCGACGGTGCGCCGGGTGCCGCCGAGGATCGCCTCGACTCCGGCGTGCGCGGGGTGGCGCCCGGTGAGCAGGGAGGCCCGGGACGGAGAGCAGACAGGGGAGTTCACGTACCACTGCGGCAGGCGCACGCCGGAGGCGGCGAGACCGTCGAGGGCGGGTGTGTCGAAGTCGTCGGCGCCGAAGCAGCCGAGGTCTCCCCAGCCAAGGTCGTCGGCGTAGATGACGACGACGTTCGGGCGGTCGGTCGGTGTTGTCATTCCTTGACGCTCCCAGCAGCCATTCCGGCGACGAGTCGTTTCTGTGCGAAGGAAAAGAGCACGATGGTCGGGACCGTGGCCACTGTGGCGGCAGCCATGATCATTCCCCAGTCGCTGGCGTACTCCCCGAAGAACGAGGAGAGCCCGACCTGGACGGTCTTGTGGTCGTTGCTTGTCATCAGCACGCTGGAGAAGAAGTACTCCTCCCATGTCGCGATGAACGTGGTGATGACCACGGTGGAAATGCCGGGCAGCGCGACCGGCACGATGACCCGGAAGATGACGCCGACTGTCGAGCAGCCGTCGATGCGTGCCGCCTCGTCCAGGGCGAGCGGGATGGTGTTGAAGTAGCTCAGCGTCAGATAGATCGCGAGCGGCAGTGTCATCGCGACGTAGACGAGGGTCAGACCCACGTACGAGTCCAGTAGGCCGAGCTCGCCGAGCGCGATGTACATCGGCGTGATCAGCACGACGAAGGGCAGGAGCTGCGTCGCGAGGACCACCATCAGGATCGAGCCGCGCAGCCGGAAGCGGTAGCGGGACAGCCCGTACGCGGCGAGGCAGGCGAGCACCACGGTGCAGGCGGTGCTCGCGACGGAGACCAGGAGGCTGTTCGCGAGGTAGCGGCCGAAGTCGGAGTCGGCGAACAACCGCTGGTAGGCGCCGAAGCCCAGGCCGTGCAGGTACTCGCCGATCGGCACCTTCGCGGCGAGCGCCGTCGAGGGCCGCAGGGAGGTGAACACCATCCACAGCACCGGAAAGACGATCACCAGCAGGATCGCGAGGGTCGGAACGACCACCAGCAGGTCGCGGGCCCGGCGGCCCGAGGCGCGGGGGCGGACGGCCGCTCGGCCGGAGGCGCCGGCCGTCGTGGTCGGCCGTGTCGTGACGTCGGTGGTCATGCGGACCGCCCCTCTCGTTCTCCGGTCATCCGCAGGTACACCATCGCGAACAGAGCCATCACCAAGGTCATGACGATGCCGATCGCGGCACCCTCCCCGAGATGATTGGAGACGAACGCCGCCGAATACAGGCGGGTGGCGAGGACCTGGGTGTACGTACCGGGGCCTCCGGCGGTGGAGAGCCACACGTAGACGAAGTTGTTGAACGTCTGGATCACGGTCATCAGGACGACGATCACCATGACGGGGCGCAGGCCGGGCAGGGTGATGTACCGGAAGGACTGGAAGCGGCCCGCCGAGTCGAGGGCGGCGGCCTCGTACCGCTCTTTGGGTATGGACTGCAGGCCCGCCATCAACACGACGATGACAAAGGGCAGTTCGCGCCAGATGATGATGGTGGCCACGGCCCACCACGCCGTGCTCGTCTGCGCGAGGAACGCCTCGCCGTGCGGCAGGATGTGCAGGGCGACCAGGAACTGGTTGAGGACCCCGGTGTCCGCGTCGAAGATCCACTTCCAGCAGGCCACCGCCACCACGGGCGGCACCATCCAGGGGACCAGGACGAGGGTGCGGCTCAGGCCCCGCATTCGCCAGCGCTCCAGGACCGGGCTCTGCAACAGCAGGGCGAGTCCCAGGCCGATCGCGAGCCGGGCCACCACGGTGACGACGGTCAACCAGACGACCGTGTTGAACGTGGCGGAACCGGTCTCCGGATCCTGGAAGAGCTTCACGAAGTTGTGGAAGCCCACCCACTTGGCATCGCTCGGCAGGTCGTAGGGGGTCAGTTTCTGGAAGGCCAGCACCACGTTGTAGATGCCGGGGAAGAGGAAGAGGACGCCGATGACAATGAGCGCCGGGAGCGTCAGCGCGTAGGGGAGGCGGTTGGCCGAACGGGGAGCGTCGGTCTTACGGGAAGCCATCGGGCGCTCAGTCCTCCAGTGCCTGGTCGAGGCCGTCGAGGATCGTGCCCGCCGCGTCCTCGCTGGATCGCTGGCCGGAGTAGACGGCCGAGAAGTTCTGGTCCACCACCTCCTGGAACGAGGTGATCGTCGCGCCCGACCCCAGATAGCGTCCGAACGAGCGGGCGTGCGGCAGCTGGTCGGTGTAGGCCTTCTGCGACGCCGGTACGTCCACGGTCTCGAGCGTCGTCTTCGACGCCGGGAGCTGGTCGTAGGTCTTGAACGTCGTGGCGCTCATCAGGTACTTGACCACCTTCCACGCCGCGCCGGGGTGCGCGGTGTTGCGGTTGATCCCGAGCGCGCGGCCGCCGAGGTGCGTGGCGCCGGTCTTCAGCCCCTCGGGCATCACGGCGGCCCTCAGCTCCGTGCCCGATTTCTTGGCCTGCTGCCGCAGGGGTGCGAACGTGGACGGCGGCAGATAGCTCATCGCGCAGCTGCCGCGGGCGAGGCCGTTGACGATGGTGGGGTCGCTGTAGTCCTGCACCGCCTTGTTGCCGGCGGGGGTGGCGCCGGAGCGGAACAGGCCGGCGAAGTAGTCGATCGTGCGCGTCAGTTGGCGACGCGAGACGCCGGTTGTCCAGTTGCCGTCCGCGTCCTTCTTCACGAGCGTGCTGCCGTGCGACCAGAGGAAGTAGTTGATGGCGAACCACTGGGCGCTCGTGACGGACCCCGAGCCGGGGAAGCAGAACCCCTTGGTCGCGCCGGAGCCGTGTGCGCTGATCCGTTTGGCGTCGGCGGCCAACTCCTCCCACGTCGTGGGCGGGTGGGTGATGCCGGCGTCGGCGAGCGCCTTCGGGTTATGGACCAGGGCCATGGTGTCCGCGGTCCAGGGCATGGCCCAGGTCTTGCCCTCGAATCGGGTCGCGTCCGTGGCGAGGAGGCCGCTCGCGCCGGCCGGCGGATCCTTGTCGAGGTAGGAGTCCAGCGGCAGCAGGATCCTCGGCCTGGCCAGGAACTGGACGTCGCTGTAGCCGATCTGGTCGATGTCGGGGCCCGAGCCCGAGTTGGCCTCGCGTGCGAACTGCTGCACGTTGTTCGGGCTGAGCGTCTCCAACTCGACCTGGATGTGCGGGTGGCGCTCGTTCCAGGTGTGGATCGCGGCGGCGAGTCCCTTGGTCTCGCTCTCCGGGTCGAACTGCCGCAGCACCAGTTTCACCGGGCCGGAACCCGAGTCCGACCCGGAGCCCGAGCAGGCAGTGAGCGGGGCGACGAGGCAGAGCGCCAGGGCGGCCAGCGTCGGTTTCGGCAGTTTCATGATGCCTCTCCCTTGAAGATCATCACTGCGCGGCGGATGCTGGAAGCTAACACAATCAATTTGATTTGTACGAGCCCCAGTTGGTGCTTCCCGCCCCGACCTGCTGGTTTCTCATCTAGGATCTGGCGCACCCCGCGCACCGTTGCGGATCAAGGATGTTCGGCCCCCGTGGAGGTGCAGATCAGGATGGAACGACGTGGCTCCAACCTTCCGCGCGTCGGCGACTACAACCAGCTGCTCGTGCTGGACCTGGTGCGGCGCGGCGCGTGCATCAGTCGCGTCGAACTCACGCGGCGCACCGGCCTGTCGGGGCAGACCGTCTCCAACATCTGTGCGCGGCTCGTCGGCGCCGGACTCATCGAGCCCGCGGGGCGCACGGAGGTCGAGACCGGGGCGCGCAGGACGATGTTCAGGGTGGTGCCCGGCGGCCGGTACTCCGTCGGCCTGCACATCGACCCGGCCCGGATGACGGCGGTCCTGCTGAACCTTGCCGGAGAGGTGGTGGACCGGGCCTCCATCGCCACCCCGACCACGGACGGCCCCGAGGATGCGCTGGACGCGATCGTCGACGCCGTCGACGACCTCGCGCGCCGCAACCGGGTCCCACGCCAGCGCCTTTCGGGCCTCGGTGTCTCAACCCCCGGTCCAGTCCTGGCCGATGCTGTCGTCGGGCCGCCCAACCTGCGGGGCTGGGGCGTGGTGCGCCTGCGCGAGGAACTGGAGCGACGCACCGGCCTCCCCGTCGTGTTGGAGAAGGACACCATCGCCGCGGCCACGGGTGAACTCTGGGCGGGCGGCGGCGCGTTCACTGACTTCGCCTTCGTCTACCTGGGCACCGGAATCGGCGCGGGCGTCGTTCTGGACGGCGAGGTGAAACGCGGCTCCTCCAACAACCTCGGCGAGATCGGCCACCTCAGCGGCGACCCCGACGGCCCGCGATGTTCCTGCGGCGGCCGCGGCTGCATCGCGCTCACTTGCGCGCCGGCCCATTTGGTCGCGGCCGCCGTCGATCTCGGCGCACTCGCCCCTGTCGATCTCCAGGACCATCTCGGCGTAGAGACCGCACTCACTCGACTCTGCGCGCTCGCCGACGCCGGTGACGCGAATTGCACAGCCATCGTCGAACGGTCGGCGCGAGCCATCGGCCGCGCGGCGGGCCAGCTCGCGAACGTCCTGGATCTCGCCACGGTCGTGCTCGGCGGACCCAACTGGTCTGCCCTGTCCGCCATTTACCTCAGGGTGGTCCCTCCCATCGCCGCGTCCTTGCTGACGGTCGGCAACGTCCACGGTGTCCAGGTGTGCGGCACGACGCTGGGCGAGGACGGCGGGGCGATCGGGGCGGCGTCTCTGGTGATGTCGTCGATGGCCTCCGCACGGTCGGAGCGGTTGTTTCTTCCTGGGTGATCGGCGGTGCGGTCGGAGGCGAGTGGACCGGGGGAGCCCTGCCGGCTCCCCGCCGACGCATTCCGGCGCGACGCCGAGGGACGTGTCCGGCACATGCAAATCGTGTGCCGCTCGAGAACTCATCGCTGCTGGTCAAGCGGAACTCTGCGCCTGCCGAGAACTCCCCGCGACGGATTTCTCAAGTTTGTCCCTGTGCGTGCCGAAACCCCGTCCAGCCAGGTCGGGCCGCTGAGCGGTGGTACTCGTGGAGGATGCCTCCGAGGCGGTCGCGGTGGCGGATGTCGAGGTGGGTGTGCGGGATCGGGTCCGTGCTTGATGCCGAGGGTGGTGAGCTCGCCGTGGATGCGGCGGTAGCCCCAGGACGGGTTTTCGCCGGCCAGGCGCAGGCCGGCTCATCTGCCGGACGCCCTGACGATCCTCCGCGCGCCTGGTGTCATGTCCGCCACCCACACCCCATCCGGCTGTGCATCGACGTGACGAGCGGGGTGCGGCGCGTACCGCGGCAGACCCCGCTCGGGGGCGGGCGATCGCTAGGCGATCACCAGGGAAGTGGGCTCGTTGCTCAAGCCCAGGGGTGTGGTTGCCGAGACCGTGTTGGTCGTCGTGTCCACGCGGATGATCGTGCTGGACGTGTTGTTGGCGACCCATATGTCGGTGCCGTCGCCGATGATGCCGGTGGGTATGTGGCCGACCGTGAGGGTGCCGGTCACGGTCGGGCGGGACGTGTCGATGATCGACAGGGTGTCGTCGTTGGCGTTGGTGACGTACGCGTGCGAGCCGTCGCCGGTGAAGGCCACGTTCCACGGGGCGAGGCCGGTGGTGATGCGTTTGGTGACCCTGCCGGTGGCGGTGTCCACCACGGCTACCCGGTTGTCCATCGGCAGGGTGACGTAGCAGAACCTGCCGTCGGGGCTCAGCGTGGCGCCGCGGGCGCGGGACAGCTCGCGCAGGACGGTCAGCCGATGGCCGTCCGCCGCGTCCAGCACGTACAGGCCGTTGCTGCAGGGAACGTACAGACGGGAGCCGTCGGGTGACACCGCGACCGTGTACGGGGCCTCACCGGCCTGGTACGTGGCGGTCACCGTGTCGGTCGCGACGTCGATCACCGAGATGTCCCGCGAGCCGCCGGAGCCGGTGTCCGGGCCGGTGTCGGCCACGTATACGCGGGTGCCGTCCGGCGAGGCGGCGAGACCGTGCGGGTACACACCCACGGTGATCTTCTTCGTGATCTTGTTCGTGGACCGGTCGACCACCGCGACCGTGTTCGTGCCGGAGTTCGCCACGTACACCTTGCCCGCGGCGGCCGTGATGCCGTACGGGTTGGTGAACCCCTTGACCGCGGCGATCAGGGTGCCGGACGACCGGTCGAGGATCGCGAGTCCGCCGCCGAGCGACGCGACATACACGGCGGGCGTGGTCGTGTCCGCCGCGGCGTCCAGGTGGCTTTGGCTGGACACCGCCTCCATGATGCCGGGGAAGTTGGTGCCCTTGCCGCGGTCGGGATAGTCGTCGCGGGCGCTGGTGCGCACCTCGTCCAGGCGGCTGGGCGAGTCGCGCAGGGCGCCGCCCCGGCGCCTGCCCGGGTTCTTCTGGGACGGCATGGGGGACGGTGACTGCTGCTGGTGCGGCGGCGTCTGGCCGGTGCCGGGAAGGGTCGGCGCGGGCAGGTTCCCGGCCTCGTACTCCGCCAGCCAGAACGACGGCAGCGTAGGCGGCATGGGCGGGAACCGCTTGTTCACCTTCATGCCGAGCGCGGACGTCAGGTCGCCGAAGGTCTCGCGCCGCCAGTCCGTGATGTTGGCCGCGCGCACGCCGGTGACCTGTTCCAGGAACTGCAGGACGGACGTGTGGTCGAACGCCTCGCTCGCCACGTGCCCGCCGCGCGTCCACGGTGAAACGATCGTGCAGGGCACCCGGAAGCCGCCGCCGATGGGCAGCCCACCCACGAACTCGTGCGGCGTGCCGGCCGGCGGCGTGGGCGGCGGCACATGGTCGAACAGCCCGTCGTTCTCGTCGTAGTTGATGATGAAGACGGTCTTGGAGAACAGGTTCGGGTCGGACGCGACGGCCTCGAGCTTGCGCGCCACGAAGTCCGCCGCGGCGGCCGGGAGATACGCCGGGTGGGAGGACTGTTCCGACGTCGGGATGATCCACGAGACGGCGGGCAGCCGGCCGCGCTTGACGTCGTACTCGAACTGATCCGCCGGGCCGATCCGCATGCCCCGCGTGTGCAGCGGCGAGCCGGGTCTGGCGTCCTGGAACGTCTGGAAGAACTCCAGCGGGTTGCAGCCGTAGTCGTCCTCGTCCTGGTAGACGCGCCAGCTCACCCCCGCCTCCTCCAACTGCTCGGGGTAGGACTTCCAGCGGTACGGCTGCGGCACGGTGTTGTTGATGATCGGGCCGCCCGCCGTGCCGTCCGGATCGATGGTGCCGGACATGAGGTAGAGGCGGTTGGGCCAGGTGGGGCCCATGAGCGAGCAGAAGTAGCCGTCGCACAAGGTGAACGCGTGGGCCAGTGCGTAGTCGAAGGGTATGTCCTGCCATTCGTAGTAGCCCATGGTGTACGGCCCGACCGCGTCGCCATCGGCTCGCCGGTGAGCGGGCAGCCAGTTGTCCATCTTGCCGTTGTTCCAGGCCTCGTGCTGCACGGACCAGGCGTGGCTGGTGGAGGGGATGGCCTGGGCGCTCGTACGGTGCGTGTCCAGGTGCCAGGGCAGCAGGTAACCATCCGGATTCTTCGGATCCGGTTGATAGAAAACGGACTTGCCGTCAGGGAGTCTCAGCGCCTGCGGGTCGTCGAATCCGCGGACCCCGGCCAGCGAGCCGAAGTAGTGGTCGAACGAGCGGTTCTCCAGCGTCAGGATGACCACGTGCTCGATGTCGCCCAGGGAACCGGGCTTGCCGGTCGCGGCTGCCGCCGCTTGCAGATTGGGCGGCAGGTACGAGGCGATGAGCGTGCCGGCGGCGGTGCCTGCCAGGGACCCGAGCAGTCGACGGCGTGTGATCTCGGGCATGGGTGAGACCTTTCTGGCACGACAGTCGGGACGCGTTTCCCCGAGCGGACAGCAGGACTTTCGATTACTCGGCCGCATGCGGATGCCTGACCTGCTCCGGTCCGCGGCTGCGGTGACGTGGGGAACGAGAGATGACTTCGATGACCATTACACGGATGTGCCGCGAGGGGCAGTTGCGTGATCGGACTTTGCGGGCTTTTTGCGCACAGGCTGAGGGCCTGTCACCTCGTGTTGTATGCGGGTCGCGGGAGTGGCCGTAACGTGCCGTTCCGGTAGGGGACTTGACGGGGCGCTCCTCTGCGGCGGCGTCGCGGCCGCTCGCGTTCTGCGACCGCTGCGGCGTCGATCGGAGTCATCCACTCCGGGCTCCGGCCCCCTTTACTCGGGTGTACGGGTTCTAGCTGATCCGGGGGTTTGCTCCGGCACCGGGATGGTGCCTGCATAGATGAACGGCCCCGGGCGTGAGCGTCACGTCGACGTGAAGGAAGAATCCTGAGGCGCGTGCGACTGAACTTGCCTCACGGTGAGGGAAGTTGCCAGGATCGGGGCCAGGGTTCGGGCATCGGGGGAGGGGCGGCGATCGTGCGTGCGTGCGTGGGTGGTCAGGGCAGGGCGGCAGGGCGGCAGGGCGAGCGCGAGGCGGAGGCTCTGGAGCAGGGGTTGGCGATCGCCGGCTGGCAGGGAGTGCCGGATCTTTCCTCGTGTGCCGGACGCGGTGACGTCCGTCGTCTTGTGCAGCGTTGCGCCTGCCGAAAACCTCATCCGTCGAGGTCAGGCAGCATGTCGGTATTCGTGGAGTATGCCTGCGAGGTGGTCGTCGGCGTATGTTCAGGTGCGCGATTCGGTCGGGGTCGGTAATCGGTTCTGGTAATGCCCGCAGCGGGGTTGCCTGATTCATCGCCTGGTGGGGCGGTGCTTGTTGTGATGGGCCTCGAACTCGCGTAGAGCGTGGCGCAGGTGGTTCTCGTTCCAGATGAGCGTGCGGTCGAGGAGTTCGTGGCGGCAGGTCTGTATCCAGCGTTCCATGATCGAGTTCATGCGCGGGACGCGGATGCCGCTGAGGACGATCGCGATGCCGGCCTGGTTGAGGATCTGGTCGAACAGGGCGGGGAACTTCGCGTCGCGGTCGCGGATCAGGTACTTGACCTTGGTGCTTGCTTGTTCGAGGTCCATGGCGAGGTTCCTCGCGGCTTGGGTGACCCAGTCAGCGGTGGGGTGGGCGGTGGTGCCGAGTATGCGGATGCGGCGGGTCGCGTGTTCGATGACGGCGAGCATGTACTGGCGCTTGCCGGTCAGGGTGACGGTCTCAATGAAATCCGCCGCCAGGAGGGTGCCGGCCTGGGAGCGGAGGAAGGCGGCCCAGGTCGTGGTGGTCCGGTCTGGGGTCGGGTCGATGCCCTCGGCTTTCAGGATTTCCCGGACGGTGGAGGCGGCGATCTTGATGCCGAGGGTGACGAGCTCACCGTGGATACGGCGGTAGCCCCAGGACGGGTTCTCGCGGACCAGGCGCAGGATGAGCAGGCGGATGGAGCGCACGGTGCGCGGCCG
Protein-coding sequences here:
- a CDS encoding sulfatase-like hydrolase/transferase encodes the protein MTTPTDRPNVVVIYADDLGWGDLGCFGADDFDTPALDGLAASGVRLPQWYVNSPVCSPSRASLLTGRHPAHAGVEAILGGTRRTVGLPDQPTLASELRGRGYATGIFGKWHLGVDPEYGPLKRGFDEHFGFLAGCVDYYSHIYYWGDHNPLHDLWEGEDEVWYNGEYLTTVIGHRAADFIERNAENPFLCYVPFNAPHYPMHAPAEYVAQFAHLPAGRQMMAAMVKAMDDAIAGILATLDRLGLRENTLVLFSSDNGPSIEERNWLDGEEISYDGGSAGGLRGHKGSLFEGGVRVPTIISWPAGLPSGGDGAVVGCMSDVLPTVLEAVDGTQPIDENLDGRSVLAELAAGEAGPDRWHFWKYEGQLSGRLGRWKAVLNGCESMEEAVAVAEGLYDLDADPAEEHNLAPTHPERFEEMRAEVERWGKRCADWSRAAAATV
- a CDS encoding ROK family transcriptional regulator, encoding MERRGSNLPRVGDYNQLLVLDLVRRGACISRVELTRRTGLSGQTVSNICARLVGAGLIEPAGRTEVETGARRTMFRVVPGGRYSVGLHIDPARMTAVLLNLAGEVVDRASIATPTTDGPEDALDAIVDAVDDLARRNRVPRQRLSGLGVSTPGPVLADAVVGPPNLRGWGVVRLREELERRTGLPVVLEKDTIAAATGELWAGGGAFTDFAFVYLGTGIGAGVVLDGEVKRGSSNNLGEIGHLSGDPDGPRCSCGGRGCIALTCAPAHLVAAAVDLGALAPVDLQDHLGVETALTRLCALADAGDANCTAIVERSARAIGRAAGQLANVLDLATVVLGGPNWSALSAIYLRVVPPIAASLLTVGNVHGVQVCGTTLGEDGGAIGAASLVMSSMASARSERLFLPG
- a CDS encoding carbohydrate ABC transporter permease — translated: MTTDVTTRPTTTAGASGRAAVRPRASGRRARDLLVVVPTLAILLVIVFPVLWMVFTSLRPSTALAAKVPIGEYLHGLGFGAYQRLFADSDFGRYLANSLLVSVASTACTVVLACLAAYGLSRYRFRLRGSILMVVLATQLLPFVVLITPMYIALGELGLLDSYVGLTLVYVAMTLPLAIYLTLSYFNTIPLALDEAARIDGCSTVGVIFRVIVPVALPGISTVVITTFIATWEEYFFSSVLMTSNDHKTVQVGLSSFFGEYASDWGMIMAAATVATVPTIVLFSFAQKRLVAGMAAGSVKE
- a CDS encoding alpha-mannosidase → MHDSTAQIESRVERFVRERIAPALERRHLALDVTAWDVPDEPVPFAEAVKQEYAPITPGTPWSRPWGTTWFHVTGDIPADWGGPGLALELVVDLGFSDRQPGFQAEGLVYRPDGTIAKGLEPLNNAIPVGPGPVDLYIEGASNPDVGGHHFYLPTPLGDKKTAGNDPIYTLRRVDLVERDLTVDALLRDVWTLVGLMSELEASLPRRAEILRALERMCDVVDPDRVAETATAGCETLAAVLAAPASASAHRVVAVGHAHIDSAWLWPTRETIRKCARTFSNVLALMDENPEFVFACSSAQQYAWVKEHYPELFERTRARVAEGRFVPVGGMWVESDTNLPGGEALARQFVQGKGFFQREFGFEPQDVWLPDSFGYSAALPQIARAAGADAFLTQKISWNDTNRMPHHTFWWEGIDGTRIFTHFPPADTYNSELSGAELARAERQYAEKGLSNVSLVPFGFGDGGGGPTREMMEAAARTRSLEGSPRVEVDTPRHFFELAKKTHPAPATWSGEMYLELHRGTYTSQARTKQGNRRSEHLLREAELWSATAAWRGLADYPYESLDEIWRTVLLLQFHDILPGSSIAWVYQEAERDYAALARTLDGVIEQAQRTLAGPGETPVVFNGAPVAAAGAPALGAAPGGAPAWTAPTVGEDGWVLDNGIVRAAFDTAGLLVSLVDLSCGRELIAEGEAAALLQVCRDTPNQWDAWDVDVHYRHNITDLREADAVEPTAEGLVVRRSFQNSTFTQIFQLAAHARELELETRVDWKEQEKLLKLAFPFAVHADRASSEVQFGHVQRPTHSNTSWDAARFETSAHRWVHVGEPDFGVAVANDSTYGHDITRRWAADGSTVTLVRQSLLRAPRFPDPQADQGTHVLRTAVRPAPTVLEALDTGYRMNLPVRTVTGAGAVAPLVSVTSPAVVVEAVKLAEDRSGDLVVRLYEARGGRATTRVDVSEAVARAWTTDLLERDSASLDNGAVQVRWWEQDEPIELTLRPFEIVTLRLRKA
- a CDS encoding YVTN family beta-propeller repeat protein, encoding MPSQKNPGRRRGGALRDSPSRLDEVRTSARDDYPDRGKGTNFPGIMEAVSSQSHLDAAADTTTPAVYVASLGGGLAILDRSSGTLIAAVKGFTNPYGITAAAGKVYVANSGTNTVAVVDRSTNKITKKITVGVYPHGLAASPDGTRVYVADTGPDTGSGGSRDISVIDVATDTVTATYQAGEAPYTVAVSPDGSRLYVPCSNGLYVLDAADGHRLTVLRELSRARGATLSPDGRFCYVTLPMDNRVAVVDTATGRVTKRITTGLAPWNVAFTGDGSHAYVTNANDDTLSIIDTSRPTVTGTLTVGHIPTGIIGDGTDIWVANNTSSTIIRVDTTTNTVSATTPLGLSNEPTSLVIA
- a CDS encoding carbohydrate ABC transporter permease yields the protein MASRKTDAPRSANRLPYALTLPALIVIGVLFLFPGIYNVVLAFQKLTPYDLPSDAKWVGFHNFVKLFQDPETGSATFNTVVWLTVVTVVARLAIGLGLALLLQSPVLERWRMRGLSRTLVLVPWMVPPVVAVACWKWIFDADTGVLNQFLVALHILPHGEAFLAQTSTAWWAVATIIIWRELPFVIVVLMAGLQSIPKERYEAAALDSAGRFQSFRYITLPGLRPVMVIVVLMTVIQTFNNFVYVWLSTAGGPGTYTQVLATRLYSAAFVSNHLGEGAAIGIVMTLVMALFAMVYLRMTGEREGRSA
- a CDS encoding ABC transporter substrate-binding protein, whose product is MKLPKPTLAALALCLVAPLTACSGSGSDSGSGPVKLVLRQFDPESETKGLAAAIHTWNERHPHIQVELETLSPNNVQQFAREANSGSGPDIDQIGYSDVQFLARPRILLPLDSYLDKDPPAGASGLLATDATRFEGKTWAMPWTADTMALVHNPKALADAGITHPPTTWEELAADAKRISAHGSGATKGFCFPGSGSVTSAQWFAINYFLWSHGSTLVKKDADGNWTTGVSRRQLTRTIDYFAGLFRSGATPAGNKAVQDYSDPTIVNGLARGSCAMSYLPPSTFAPLRQQAKKSGTELRAAVMPEGLKTGATHLGGRALGINRNTAHPGAAWKVVKYLMSATTFKTYDQLPASKTTLETVDVPASQKAYTDQLPHARSFGRYLGSGATITSFQEVVDQNFSAVYSGQRSSEDAAGTILDGLDQALED